One segment of Mugil cephalus isolate CIBA_MC_2020 chromosome 14, CIBA_Mcephalus_1.1, whole genome shotgun sequence DNA contains the following:
- the LOC125019941 gene encoding uncharacterized protein LOC125019941, which produces MWRFLSLTQFNYSCEVIQAASRFRVEKVSDPDSDGGGRIISSKFIDTTPPDVKMFPENYEVQTNIIVTCLVSGFYPNNITLNMKRNGRILTREDGVKSSGVCSYEDDTFQRRDFVEIKTSDTSDFCCEVIHAASGSRVEKFWYHHLPPPPHSGGAGDDVGAAIGVLVLFLVLVVMLVLVGWKKRRILEAANRCRTGAAANNPSGNYSPDPTEVVEDLPPGGEPAAAAPPPPDNDNTTNHPEAESLLEEKVQDQSDVSINTESIHQ; this is translated from the exons ATGTGGAGATTCCTCAGTCTGACCCAGTTTAactacagctgtgaagtcattcaaGCTGCGTCCCGCTTTCGTGTTGAGAAGGTTTCAG atcctgactcagatggaggaggacggatCATTTCATCTAAGTTCATAGACACAA ctcctcctgatgTGAAGATGTTTCCAGAGAACTATGAAGTTCAGACCAACATCATTGTAACGTGTCTGGTCTCAGGCTTCTACCCAAACAACATCACTCTGAATATGAAGAGGAACGGCCGTattctaaccagagaggacggagtgaaGAGTTCAGGAGTTTGTTCATATGAAGACGACACCTTCCAGAGAAGAGACTTTGTGGAGATTAAAACATCAGACACGTCTGATTTCtgctgtgaagtcattcatgctGCATCTGGTTCACGAGTTGAGAAGTTTTGGT atcatcatcttcctcctcctcctcactctggtggagctggagaCGACGTTGGTGCAGCGATAGGAGTCCTGGTTCTATTCCTGGTTCTAGTTGTGATGCTGGTGCTGGTCGGCTGGAAGAAAAGACGCATCCTTG aagCTGCCAATAGATGCAGAACAGGAGCTGCTGCTAATAATCCTTCAGGAAACTACTCCCCAG atcCTACAGAGGTGGTTGAAGATCTTCCTccag GTGGAGAGccggctgctgcagctcctcctccaccag acaatgacaacacaacaaaccatcCTGAGGCTGAGAGTCTCCTGGAAGAAAAGGTCCAGGATCAGTCTGACGTCTCCATAAACACAGAATCCATCCATCAGTGA
- the LOC125019932 gene encoding H-2 class I histocompatibility antigen, Q10 alpha chain-like isoform X1: MNPSRVWIFVFLSLMWGDVDPAGGEKHSLTYIYTALSKPVGLPGIHEFTAMGLLDGKMIDYYDSEHQTKVPKQPWMEERLSKEYWDKGTQSRRSKQQWFKVNIDILMKRMRQNDTDVHVLQWMHGCEGEVQPDGSLQFQRGMDMYNYDGNDFLSFDDANAVWVAPTDAAVPTKRKWDEVQVLKEYTKGYLENECMDWLGKFWSYGENQTRKASPPEVFLFGRNAKVETNVTLTCLATGFYQKDIVLNIRRNGRILTREDGVVTSGVRPNEDDTFQRRDYVEIKRSDKSDYTCEVIHAASDTYVRNSWDHRLPSGSDGDTVVIIGAGGGGLVLVLVLVVVAVLLVLKKRGDLGAGTNDDKRHEGLRSFSEQQQQQQHRLWCLCQGQRG, translated from the exons ATGAATCCATCAAGAGTCtggatatttgtgtttttgtctttaatgtgGGGGGATGTGGACCCAGCTGGAGGCG AGAAACATTCCCTCACGTACATCTACACGGCCCTCTCCAAACCTGTGGGACTCCCGGGCATCCACGAGTTCACAGCCATGGGTCTGCTGGACGGCAAGATGATCGACTACTACGACAGTGAGCATCAGACCAAAGTTCCCAAACAGCCCTGGATGGAAGAGCGACTTTCTAAAGAGTACTGGGACAAAGGAACACAGTCCCGCCGGAGCAAGCAGCAGTGGTTCAAGGTCAACATCGACATCCTGATGAAACGGATGAGACAGAATGACACCG ACGTCCATGTTCTCCAGTGGATGCACGGCTGTGAAGGCGAGGTACAACCTGACGGCTCTCTACAGTTCCAGCGTGGTATGGACATGTACAACTATGATGGAAACGACTTCCTGTCCTTCGATGATGCCAACGCAGTCTGGGTCGCCCCGACTGATGCAGCTGTCCCCACCAAGAGGAAGTGGGATGAAGTCCAGGTCCTGAAAGAATACACCAAAGGCTACCTGGAGAACGAGTGCATGGACTGGCTGGGGAAGTTCTGGAGTTACGGCGAAAATCAGACAAGAAAAGCCT ctcctcctgaagTGTTCTTGTTTGGGAGAAACGCCAAAGTTGAGACCAACGTCACTTTGACGTGCCTGGCCACAGGCTTCTACCAAAAAGACATCGTCCTCAATATCAGGAGGAACGGCCGTattctaaccagagaggacggagtggTGACCTCAGGAGTTCGTCCAAATGAAGACGACACCTTCCAGAGAAGAGACTATGTGGAGATTAAAAGATCAGACAAGTCTGATTACAcctgtgaagtcattcatgctGCATCTGATACGTATGTGAGGAATTCCTGGG atcatcGTCTTCCTTCTGGCTCTGATGGAGACACAGTTGTCATCATTGGTGCAGGGGGAGGaggcctggtcctggtcctggttctagttGTGGTTGCGGTGCTGTTGGTTCTGAAGAAACGAGGCGACCTTG
- the LOC125019932 gene encoding H-2 class I histocompatibility antigen, Q10 alpha chain-like isoform X3 produces the protein MNPSRVWIFVFLSLMWGDVDPAGGEKHSLTYIYTALSKPVGLPGIHEFTAMGLLDGKMIDYYDSEHQTKVPKQPWMEERLSKEYWDKGTQSRRSKQQWFKVNIDILMKRMRQNDTDVHVLQWMHGCEGEVQPDGSLQFQRGMDMYNYDGNDFLSFDDANAVWVAPTDAAVPTKRKWDEVQVLKEYTKGYLENECMDWLGKFWSYGENQTRKASPPEVFLFGRNAKVETNVTLTCLATGFYQKDIVLNIRRNGRILTREDGVVTSGVRPNEDDTFQRRDYVEIKRSDKSDYTCEVIHAASDTYVRNSWDHQLPPLALVDSALLSSVVEWEESWSWSWSWL, from the exons ATGAATCCATCAAGAGTCtggatatttgtgtttttgtctttaatgtgGGGGGATGTGGACCCAGCTGGAGGCG AGAAACATTCCCTCACGTACATCTACACGGCCCTCTCCAAACCTGTGGGACTCCCGGGCATCCACGAGTTCACAGCCATGGGTCTGCTGGACGGCAAGATGATCGACTACTACGACAGTGAGCATCAGACCAAAGTTCCCAAACAGCCCTGGATGGAAGAGCGACTTTCTAAAGAGTACTGGGACAAAGGAACACAGTCCCGCCGGAGCAAGCAGCAGTGGTTCAAGGTCAACATCGACATCCTGATGAAACGGATGAGACAGAATGACACCG ACGTCCATGTTCTCCAGTGGATGCACGGCTGTGAAGGCGAGGTACAACCTGACGGCTCTCTACAGTTCCAGCGTGGTATGGACATGTACAACTATGATGGAAACGACTTCCTGTCCTTCGATGATGCCAACGCAGTCTGGGTCGCCCCGACTGATGCAGCTGTCCCCACCAAGAGGAAGTGGGATGAAGTCCAGGTCCTGAAAGAATACACCAAAGGCTACCTGGAGAACGAGTGCATGGACTGGCTGGGGAAGTTCTGGAGTTACGGCGAAAATCAGACAAGAAAAGCCT ctcctcctgaagTGTTCTTGTTTGGGAGAAACGCCAAAGTTGAGACCAACGTCACTTTGACGTGCCTGGCCACAGGCTTCTACCAAAAAGACATCGTCCTCAATATCAGGAGGAACGGCCGTattctaaccagagaggacggagtggTGACCTCAGGAGTTCGTCCAAATGAAGACGACACCTTCCAGAGAAGAGACTATGTGGAGATTAAAAGATCAGACAAGTCTGATTACAcctgtgaagtcattcatgctGCATCTGATACGTATGTGAGGAATTCCTGGG